The stretch of DNA TGTTTTTGAAGTGCATCTATAGTTCTCTATCACAAGTCCATCAATTCTCAAACCTGCTAGAGCAAAACTCATAGCCATCCTATGGTCGTTATATGTTGATATAGAGACTGGAGAGTATGAAGTCCTTGGTATCACTTTAATTCCATCCTCGTATTCTTCAACTCCAGCACCGAGTTTTCTTATCTCATTACACAGAGCAGATATTCTATCCGTCTCTTTAACTCGCAAGTTAGCAACATTCCTTATACTGGTAGGTCTGTTAGCAAACAGTGATATAACAGCAAGCGTCTGAACAAGGTCAGGAATATCATTCATATCAACATCAATACCCCTCGGATTACCACTTCCTTCAACAGTTATGAACCTATCACTAATTACAACTTCACAACCGATCTCTTTTAGTATGTCAAGAAATTTTATATCACCTTGAATTGTATTTCTACCAATACCAAATATCGTTATCCTAGAAGGAATGATAGCGGGAATTGACAGAAAGTAAAACGCATTCGTAAGGTCAGGTTCAACGAAAAAATCCGCACTCCTACTATACTCACCTCTAGGTATAGATATGAGTCTGTATTCCTGATTGCTAACCTTAACACCGAATTGACTCATAAGGCTAGATGTCATATCTACAAATGGCTTTGAAACGAGTTCATCCACTATATTGATTTTAACTCCTTGACGGTAATAAGGAGCAGACATCATGATTGAGGATATATACTGACTACTTATCCTACCCGAAATATTCACTTCCCCACCATAAACTATACCATTGCTTAATATTCTGACAGGAGGAAAACCATTATTATCCTCAATTTGGATTCCTAATTGTCTTAACGCCTTGGTCAAGTCCGATATAGGTCTCTCCCTCATCCTAGCATCACCATCCAATACAAACTCTCCCTTCAACAGGGGCAAAAAACTACATAAAAACCTCATAGTTGTTCCAGAATTACCTGTGAAAAGACTCTTGACATCACCTGTCTCAAATTCAGCACCTCCCCCAATCTCAACGACTAGGCTATCCACACACCTTGACTGTATAAAGTCAATAAAATCTCTTATCTCTGGATAATCCATATTTTTTGAATAAACTTCCTTAATTACTTTAAATCCCAATAACTGCAAAGAGTTAAGCATATGTGTAGTATCATCTGAAATCAAAACGTTTTTGAGTTTAACCCTATTACTATTCAAAGCAGACACTAGTAAAACTCTATTCGTTATACTT from Spirochaetota bacterium encodes:
- the aroA gene encoding 3-phosphoshikimate 1-carboxyvinyltransferase yields the protein MLSFKGNDVRISSVDHYIDKSLTVPGSKSITNRVLLVSALNSNRVKLKNVLISDDTTHMLNSLQLLGFKVIKEVYSKNMDYPEIRDFIDFIQSRCVDSLVVEIGGGAEFETGDVKSLFTGNSGTTMRFLCSFLPLLKGEFVLDGDARMRERPISDLTKALRQLGIQIEDNNGFPPVRILSNGIVYGGEVNISGRISSQYISSIMMSAPYYRQGVKINIVDELVSKPFVDMTSSLMSQFGVKVSNQEYRLISIPRGEYSRSADFFVEPDLTNAFYFLSIPAIIPSRITIFGIGRNTIQGDIKFLDILKEIGCEVVISDRFITVEGSGNPRGIDVDMNDIPDLVQTLAVISLFANRPTSIRNVANLRVKETDRISALCNEIRKLGAGVEEYEDGIKVIPRTSYSPVSISTYNDHRMAMSFALAGLRIDGLVIENYRCTSKTFPSFWDYFEFIYTKHLY